A section of the Deltaproteobacteria bacterium genome encodes:
- a CDS encoding benzoate-CoA ligase family protein has product MDGQPTALQHYNAAVDLIERNLAARPEKIAYIDEGGSYSFAELASRVNRAANALTTLGLPLESRVMVCLLDTIDFPAVFLGAIKAGLVPIAVNTLLTTNDFDFMLHDSRAQALVVSEPLLAVFKTILLKQPFLEHVVVSGANESTHPLLANLMAAAADQFTAAPTRPDDAAFWLYSSGSTGTPKGVVHVQTSMIKSAELYAQPILGIQESDVVFSAAKLFFAYGLGNGLSFPLSVGATTILLSERPTPQAVCRILKEYRPTIFYGVPTLYSALLASGELPKREESNLRRCTSAGEALPADVGRRWSEHFSVDILDGLGSTEMVHIFLSNRPHDNRYGTSGKPVPGYDIRLVDEDGNPVKKGDIGELQVAGPTGAAYYWNNREKSRNTFLGPWTRSGDKYTESDDGYFIYGGRADDMLKVGGIWVSPFEVESALASHAAVLETAVVGQPDENGLIKPKAYVVLRANVPQSAELAAALQQHVKAHLAPYKYPRWIEFVAELPKTATGKIQRFKLRA; this is encoded by the coding sequence ATGGACGGCCAGCCGACAGCACTTCAGCATTACAACGCCGCGGTCGATCTGATCGAGCGCAATCTTGCCGCGCGGCCGGAAAAAATCGCTTACATCGACGAGGGCGGCAGCTACAGCTTCGCCGAACTCGCCAGCCGTGTGAATCGCGCCGCCAACGCCCTGACAACGCTCGGCTTGCCATTGGAGAGCCGCGTCATGGTTTGCCTGCTCGACACCATCGACTTTCCCGCGGTTTTTCTCGGCGCCATCAAAGCCGGCCTGGTGCCCATCGCGGTCAACACACTGCTCACGACCAACGACTTCGATTTCATGTTGCACGACAGCAGAGCCCAAGCGCTAGTCGTTTCCGAACCGCTCTTGGCTGTGTTCAAGACAATCTTGCTCAAACAACCGTTTCTCGAGCATGTCGTCGTATCGGGCGCCAATGAATCGACACATCCGCTGCTGGCCAATTTAATGGCGGCGGCGGCAGATCAATTTACCGCCGCGCCGACGCGTCCCGATGACGCCGCCTTTTGGCTCTACTCATCCGGCTCCACAGGCACACCGAAGGGCGTCGTCCATGTGCAGACCAGCATGATCAAGAGCGCGGAACTATACGCGCAACCGATATTGGGAATCCAAGAAAGCGACGTCGTCTTTTCCGCCGCCAAGTTATTTTTCGCCTACGGCCTCGGCAACGGCTTAAGTTTCCCATTGTCGGTGGGTGCGACGACGATATTGCTGAGCGAGCGGCCGACGCCCCAAGCGGTTTGCCGTATCTTGAAAGAATACCGGCCGACGATTTTCTATGGCGTGCCGACATTGTACAGCGCGCTGCTCGCCAGCGGCGAACTGCCTAAGCGCGAAGAGTCCAACCTGCGCCGTTGCACCTCGGCCGGCGAAGCGCTGCCGGCGGATGTCGGCCGACGCTGGTCGGAACATTTCAGCGTCGATATTCTCGACGGCCTGGGCTCGACGGAGATGGTGCATATTTTCTTGTCGAATCGGCCCCACGACAATCGCTACGGCACTTCGGGGAAACCGGTGCCAGGTTACGACATTCGCTTGGTCGATGAAGACGGCAACCCAGTAAAAAAAGGCGACATCGGCGAACTCCAAGTCGCCGGCCCGACCGGCGCGGCGTATTATTGGAACAACCGCGAGAAAAGCCGCAACACCTTTCTCGGTCCATGGACCCGCAGCGGCGACAAATATACCGAGAGCGACGACGGCTACTTCATCTACGGCGGCCGCGCCGACGACATGCTGAAAGTCGGCGGCATCTGGGTCTCGCCCTTCGAAGTCGAATCGGCGCTCGCGTCCCACGCCGCCGTGCTCGAAACCGCGGTGGTCGGACAGCCCGATGAAAACGGCTTGATCAAACCGAAAGCCTACGTGGTGCTGCGTGCCAATGTGCCGCAAAGCGCCGAACTTGCGGCGGCGCTGCAACAACATGTCAAAGCCCATCTCGCGCCCTATAAATATCCGCGCTGGATCGAATTCGTCGCCGAGCTGCCGAAAACCGCCACGGGCAAGATTCAGCGCTTCAAGCTGCGCGCTTGA
- a CDS encoding ABC transporter permease — translation MKIDRRKFLTQASLLSAGALLPKFAFGQAQKIRVGLMLPYTGTYAQLGVNITNGFKLAVSERGGKLGGRELEYFTVDDEADPSKAPENTNKLVQRDKVDVLVGTVHSGVQMGMVKIAKETNTLMIIPNAGLDAATGALCAPNIFRTSFSNWQPSYPMGKVMADRGIRNVISLAWKYGAGEEAVAGFTEGFIKAGGKSVHGLWIPFPNTEFQALLTEIAAQKPDAVFVFFAGGGAAKFVKDYTAAGLRRSIPLYGSGFLTDGILDAILDSAQGLETTLHYADGLNTKRDKEFRSAYTRAVSTEPDVYAVQGYDAGLLLAVGLDAVKGDITKRKEMIAAMEKAKIDSPRGTWTMSKAHNPIQDIYLRKVVGKENRFVSIAHKALADPARGCKL, via the coding sequence ATGAAAATCGATCGCCGCAAATTTTTAACCCAAGCGAGCCTGCTCAGCGCCGGCGCTCTGCTGCCCAAGTTCGCCTTCGGGCAAGCGCAGAAAATCCGCGTCGGCTTGATGCTGCCGTACACCGGCACCTACGCCCAGCTCGGCGTCAACATCACCAACGGTTTCAAGCTCGCGGTCAGCGAACGGGGCGGCAAACTCGGCGGGCGAGAATTGGAATATTTCACCGTCGACGACGAAGCCGATCCCTCCAAAGCGCCGGAGAATACCAACAAACTGGTCCAGCGCGACAAAGTCGACGTGCTGGTCGGCACGGTGCATAGCGGCGTGCAGATGGGTATGGTCAAGATCGCCAAGGAAACCAACACCCTGATGATCATTCCCAACGCCGGCCTCGACGCCGCCACCGGCGCGCTCTGCGCGCCGAATATTTTCCGCACGTCTTTTTCCAATTGGCAGCCGTCTTATCCGATGGGTAAAGTGATGGCCGACCGCGGCATCCGCAACGTCATATCGCTAGCGTGGAAATACGGCGCCGGTGAAGAAGCGGTGGCGGGGTTTACCGAAGGCTTCATCAAAGCCGGCGGCAAATCGGTGCACGGTTTGTGGATTCCCTTTCCCAACACTGAATTTCAAGCGCTGCTGACGGAAATCGCCGCGCAGAAGCCGGACGCGGTCTTTGTTTTCTTCGCCGGCGGCGGCGCGGCAAAGTTCGTTAAGGATTACACCGCCGCGGGCTTGCGCCGCAGCATTCCACTCTACGGCTCGGGCTTTCTTACCGACGGCATCTTGGACGCGATTCTCGATTCGGCCCAAGGTCTCGAAACAACGCTACACTACGCGGACGGGTTGAATACCAAACGCGACAAAGAATTCCGCTCAGCATACACTCGAGCGGTCTCGACCGAACCGGATGTTTACGCCGTGCAGGGCTACGACGCCGGCTTGCTCCTCGCCGTCGGTCTCGACGCGGTCAAAGGCGATATCACCAAGCGCAAAGAAATGATCGCGGCAATGGAGAAAGCCAAGATCGACAGCCCGCGCGGGACATGGACGATGTCGAAGGCGCACAACCCGATCCAAGATATTTATTTGCGCAAAGTCGTCGGCAAAGAAAATCGTTTTGTCAGCATCGCCCACAAAGCGTTGGCCGATCCGGCGCGCGGCTGCAAACTTTAA
- a CDS encoding branched-chain amino acid ABC transporter permease translates to MFYLIQLLNAVQYGLLLFLLASGLTLIFGIMGVINLAHGSFYMVGAYLAYWLANATGSLWLALPLAVGIAFAIGLVLETTIIRRLYQRDHLYQVLLTFGLILVFEELRSILFGNEVHGVAVPALVNFSIPLTETLSYPVYRLFVTAVCLAVAGIMYFVMHRTRLGMMIRAGNSNREMAASLGVNISLLFTLVFAVGMALAAFAGAIAAPIVSVAPAMGNQILIICFVVVVIGGIGSINGALIASLLIGLADTLGKVVVPEFSGVAIYLLMAAILLWRPQGLANKS, encoded by the coding sequence ATGTTCTACTTGATCCAATTATTGAACGCCGTCCAGTACGGCTTGTTGCTCTTTCTTCTCGCCAGCGGTTTGACCCTGATTTTCGGCATCATGGGTGTGATCAATCTCGCCCACGGCAGTTTTTACATGGTCGGCGCTTATCTGGCCTACTGGCTCGCCAATGCCACCGGCAGCTTGTGGCTGGCGCTGCCCCTCGCCGTCGGCATCGCCTTCGCCATCGGCCTCGTGCTCGAGACCACAATCATCCGCCGCTTGTACCAACGGGATCATCTCTATCAAGTGCTGCTCACCTTCGGCCTGATCTTGGTTTTCGAAGAGCTGCGCAGCATTCTATTCGGCAACGAAGTTCATGGCGTCGCCGTGCCGGCGCTGGTGAATTTTTCCATCCCGTTGACAGAGACCCTCTCTTACCCGGTCTACCGGCTATTCGTCACCGCGGTTTGTCTCGCCGTCGCCGGGATCATGTATTTCGTCATGCATCGAACCCGCCTCGGCATGATGATCCGCGCCGGCAACAGCAACCGCGAAATGGCCGCATCCCTGGGCGTCAATATTTCATTACTGTTCACGCTGGTGTTCGCCGTCGGCATGGCGCTCGCCGCTTTCGCCGGCGCCATCGCCGCGCCGATCGTTTCGGTGGCGCCGGCCATGGGCAATCAAATTTTGATCATCTGCTTTGTCGTCGTCGTCATCGGCGGCATCGGTTCGATCAACGGCGCACTGATCGCGTCGCTTTTAATCGGCCTGGCCGACACCTTGGGCAAAGTCGTGGTGCCGGAATTTTCCGGCGTGGCGATTTATCTGTTGATGGCGGCAATTCTCTTGTGGCGTCCCCAAGGGCTGGCGAATAAATCGTAA
- a CDS encoding branched-chain amino acid ABC transporter permease, translating to MTLPRSVLFAALLLLALVPSVASTFYLQLGAKIMIMAIFALSLDLLVGHTGLVSFGHAAYFGVAAYALALIAPKYEAVNFWLTLPAALIATAMVALIIGFLVVRTSGIYFIMVTLAFAQMLYAIFHDTKLGGGSDGIYITMRPELTISGFKPLDLENPVEFFYLVLILLGAVYIFLNYLLHSQFGRALAGIRVNPQRMRAIGFAVDAYKLGAFVLAGAIAGLAGYLAACQFGFVSPEILAWHQSGTVLMMVILGGMGRLHGAVIGAFAYVMLQELLSAEALFGVYAKHWQLAMGSLIVIIVLALPHGIGGAIDVFLHRRRVNSEASDD from the coding sequence ATCACCCTGCCGCGCTCGGTTCTGTTCGCCGCCTTGTTGCTGCTGGCGCTCGTGCCTTCAGTCGCATCGACTTTTTATCTTCAGCTCGGCGCCAAGATCATGATCATGGCGATCTTCGCTTTGAGCCTCGACTTGCTGGTCGGCCACACCGGCTTGGTGAGCTTCGGTCACGCCGCTTACTTTGGCGTCGCCGCCTATGCACTGGCGCTGATCGCGCCGAAATATGAAGCGGTGAATTTTTGGCTCACTCTCCCCGCCGCGCTGATCGCAACCGCCATGGTCGCGCTAATCATCGGCTTTCTCGTCGTGCGCACGAGTGGAATCTACTTCATCATGGTCACGCTGGCTTTCGCGCAAATGCTCTACGCGATTTTCCACGACACCAAACTCGGCGGCGGCTCCGACGGCATCTACATTACCATGCGGCCGGAATTGACCATCAGCGGATTCAAACCCCTCGATCTGGAAAATCCCGTGGAGTTTTTTTACCTCGTGCTGATCTTGCTCGGCGCCGTTTATATTTTCTTGAATTACCTGCTGCACTCACAATTTGGCCGAGCCCTCGCCGGCATCCGCGTCAATCCGCAACGCATGCGCGCCATCGGTTTCGCCGTGGACGCCTACAAGCTTGGCGCCTTCGTCCTCGCCGGCGCCATCGCCGGTCTCGCCGGCTATCTCGCCGCCTGCCAATTCGGCTTCGTCAGTCCGGAGATTCTCGCCTGGCATCAATCCGGCACCGTACTCATGATGGTGATCCTCGGCGGTATGGGCCGTTTGCACGGCGCGGTGATCGGCGCGTTTGCCTACGTCATGCTGCAAGAATTGCTTTCCGCCGAAGCGTTGTTCGGCGTTTACGCCAAGCATTGGCAGCTAGCCATGGGGAGCTTGATCGTGATCATCGTCCTGGCATTGCCGCACGGCATCGGCGGCGCCATCGATGTTTTTCTGCACCGCCGACGCGTGAACTCGGAAGCTAGCGATGACTGA
- a CDS encoding ABC transporter ATP-binding protein: MTEAILSVENLTKHFGGVAAVENLSLQVNTRELHAVIGPNGAGKTTLIDLLSGDLTPNSGTINFLGNDIVKLAPHRRSRLGIGRSYQKTNIFPSFSAVENCRLAAQSREPRPLNWWRDADHYRDTINDARAALVTVGLAQRSDDLALALSHGEQRQLEIAMCLATQPQLLLLDEPLAGMGSEESMAMVQLIERLAASHAILLVEHDMDAVFQLAKVLTVMVDGKVIASGTPEEIRANSKVQAAYLGETDDGL, translated from the coding sequence ATGACTGAGGCGATTCTTTCAGTAGAGAATTTGACCAAACACTTCGGCGGCGTCGCCGCGGTGGAAAATCTGTCTTTGCAAGTGAACACGCGCGAGCTGCATGCCGTCATCGGTCCCAACGGCGCCGGCAAAACCACGCTGATCGATCTCCTGTCCGGCGACCTGACGCCGAACAGCGGCACGATAAATTTTCTCGGTAACGACATCGTCAAGCTCGCGCCGCACCGCCGCTCACGCCTCGGCATCGGCCGCAGCTATCAGAAGACCAACATCTTTCCGAGCTTCAGCGCCGTCGAGAACTGCCGGCTCGCCGCCCAATCCCGCGAGCCGCGCCCGCTCAATTGGTGGCGCGATGCGGATCATTATCGCGACACGATCAACGATGCCCGCGCGGCGTTGGTCACGGTGGGCTTAGCCCAGCGCTCGGATGATCTAGCGTTAGCGTTGAGCCACGGCGAACAACGGCAACTCGAAATCGCCATGTGCTTGGCGACCCAACCGCAATTGCTTTTACTCGACGAACCGCTGGCCGGCATGGGCAGCGAAGAATCGATGGCAATGGTTCAGCTGATCGAGCGGCTCGCGGCCAGCCACGCGATTTTGCTGGTCGAGCACGACATGGACGCGGTGTTCCAACTCGCCAAAGTGCTCACCGTCATGGTCGACGGTAAAGTGATCGCATCGGGAACACCGGAGGAAATTCGCGCCAACTCGAAAGTGCAAGCTGCCTATCTCGGCGAAACGGACGATGGCCTATGA
- a CDS encoding ABC transporter ATP-binding protein: MSDTPIIAARELHSYYGASHVLHGVDFSIHAGEAVGLMGRNGMGKSTLIRTLLGHLAPRRGEVRIDGKPMTGAAPYLIARQGIAYVPEGRGIFANLTVKENLLMAARPASTGDNHWSFERVLKTFPRIAERLSHGGQQLSGGEQQMLAIGRALMTHPRLLILDEATEGLAPLIAQEIWRIVKTIRATGIAAIIVDKNFAAVSALTDRSVILVKGRVVFAGTSGEFKAQPQLLQQHLGI; encoded by the coding sequence ATGAGCGACACGCCGATCATCGCGGCGCGTGAGCTGCACAGCTACTACGGCGCTAGCCATGTTTTGCATGGCGTCGATTTCTCGATCCACGCCGGCGAAGCGGTCGGCCTGATGGGACGCAACGGCATGGGCAAGTCGACCCTCATCCGCACGCTCCTCGGCCACCTGGCGCCGCGCCGCGGTGAAGTGCGCATCGACGGCAAACCGATGACCGGTGCCGCGCCATATTTAATTGCCCGCCAAGGTATCGCCTATGTCCCCGAAGGTCGCGGCATCTTTGCCAATCTCACGGTGAAAGAGAATCTCCTCATGGCCGCGCGCCCAGCGTCCACTGGAGATAATCATTGGAGCTTCGAACGCGTGCTGAAAACTTTTCCGCGCATAGCCGAACGGCTTTCCCACGGCGGTCAACAACTTTCCGGCGGCGAACAGCAAATGCTCGCCATCGGCCGCGCACTAATGACACATCCGAGATTACTCATTCTCGACGAAGCCACCGAAGGCCTGGCGCCGCTGATCGCCCAAGAAATTTGGCGGATCGTCAAAACTATTCGCGCAACCGGCATCGCCGCCATCATCGTCGACAAAAACTTCGCAGCCGTGTCGGCGCTCACCGACCGCAGCGTCATTCTGGTCAAAGGCCGCGTCGTCTTTGCCGGAACCAGCGGCGAATTCAAAGCGCAGCCGCAATTGTTGCAGCAGCATTTAGGTATTTGA